The stretch of DNA AGGTGGACAGAGCCTAGTGGGTGGAGTTCAAGGAATGAGCTCCCTGTTTCGCTGTCACGTGCATGGGAGAACCGATGTGTGGGCTGATCTGCTGCCTTCCTGTCCAGAGCGGCTAAACTTCACAGGTGTGTGGACGTAATTTCCaggacaaagcagaaaaaaaaataccatcgAGTTGCTAGTTGTGATGATTGTGCTGTGTAGAAGGAATATTAAGCGGCCGGTGTCGTAGGGACCTGAGCAAAGTCATGGAGCAGTCCCGGGAGGCTCGGCCCTCGGCCCTGGAGCCTGGCGCTTGGTTTAGAAACCCGGTGACATCGGCTCGCTGCAGAGGACAACATGCAGCGAGCCTCGAGTCAGCTGACCCCGGTGTTAGGTTCGTGGTCCGGACGGAATGCAGCAAAGCGGCCATGGTCATCACACCTTGAACGTGATGACGGTAAGCAGAGACTTTCTGGTGGAATTGTGTGCTCAGGGCCATGTTTATGACTAACATTTGCCACGGGTTTTAGGGGGATTTTAAGGAAAGGACAGCTCTTTTGCGACCGGTCCCCTGTCACCCTCTGTCCTGTCTCTCTACTAACAGCTGTGACATGTCGGGGATAGAGTGGACCTGGCAGCATCTCCACTTAACCGTTTCGGCCGTGCTCTGTGTCTTGCCGTTCAAGCCGGAGCCGTGCTGTTTCTTGTTGAGGACATCTGTGATCCTTGTGCTGAGTCATTTTGAGTTCAGTGAATGGGGAACGGTTCTATTTTTAGCCCCTCCAGGCCCTGTGAGGGCGGCGGGTGGAGCGGAGGCCCGTGCACCTGTTGGGGTCGCAcccaccagagagagagagagagagagagagagagagagactccgtTCCGGTTTAAACAGGACCCTCGACCGTGAGTGAAGGTCCTCGGAAATACGTTTTCTCTCTCCAGAGCCCAGAAGGACGGTCCTTTCTTCCTGTGAGAAACAGAAGATACTTAATGTTTCAGAGCTTCCTTAGTAGACGATCGTCTGTTCGTGCCCGTTTCCAGCATCTGTCGTTCTGTGACTTGGGCTGTTGTTGTTTCCCTCACGATTTCAGGCTCTTCTGTGCCCTGCTCGTGACCTTTAAAGAGAGGACAGGGCCGTCACCCCGCTCAGGGCCACGGCGTGCTCTGCCCTGCTCTTGGCTGCGGCCGCCAGCGTTCGCTCTCTCTACACTGGGAGCTCCTGGCAGAGCTGCAAACGCTGCCTGTGACATTCGCCCCCCGGTGCTGAGGCTCGTACGGGACCTCCTCCCGCAGATGCCgaatactgttttccatggcgACCGTTGGCCACACGATGCGGGTTCAGGGCCGTGGGCTGCGCCGTGGCCGAGATGCGGCGGCCCCGGGAAGGCCAGCTCCTCTGGGAGGCACATTCATCGTCTCGCTTCTTCCTAGTAGGTGCCGCTGAACATGTGTGACAGTAACACAGGCACACTGGACTGGATCGGCAAACCCCCAGGTTTCCAACTCTCGCCGTAGTTCGATACTGGTGATGTAGTTCATTTGGCGCGTGGAAGATTTGGAAGCATTTATGTTAAAACAAGGGGTGTCCGAGTACCGGATATTTTGTGCCTGCAGGAAACTCACATGTGCGTTTGTTCCCTCGCAGAGCTCTGGTATCGAGACTTTGGTGGAGGAGCTCTGCTCCAGACTGAAGGACCTTCAGAGCAAGCAAGGTGAGCTCACCACCTCCGGGGCGCCCAGCGGGTGGGTCCAGGGCCTCCTAGGACAGGCCAGAGACAGCCAAGGCCAAGAAAAGTCCGAGTTCACTGTGTCTCCATGGCAGCAGCATCCGCGTCTCCGGCTCTTAGTGGCTCCGGGCCACCCTTGGCGGTCCCTTGTCGCCAGGCCCCTGTTCCCAGAGACGTCACTTAGTCCACAGGCGCCCTCGTGGTGGGGGGACGTTTGGGTTCATCTTCACATTGAAACCCAGGGATCGAGAGTGACATCTCCTCTTTCTCGTCCTTGTCCCCTGTGACTATCTGTCCCTGGACATCAAGGCCTCCAGAGGCGTTGACTGATTACTTCAGATTTGGAAGGAATTTCTGCTTTGACTCTTGGATTGTTTGGAAAGGCAGGCTTCGAAGCCCCCTGAAGTCATTCTGCTTCGTGAATCCCCATGGCTTCTGGGGCCAGCCTTCCTGCAGGCCCTTGGAGTGAGAGCTGCGCTGCCAGGTTGAGGGTCTTGGTTTCCCGTGTCCTCTTCATGGCCACTCTgctgcccaggggccccgggGCCGCCTCCGAAGGGCGTGGTTGGTCTGTTTCCAACCTAAGGCAGTAGGTGCTGTGAGCCGAGCCGAGAGCGGGTCCTCTGCTGGAGTCGTGTGAACCCAGCGCTTGCTCAGCCGGGCGCTGTAACAGAGCCGCCTGCAGCGGGCGCTCTGGCAGAATCGTATCCGTAGGAGGAGTCCGAACCACGTCCACAAGTGGGGGATTTAGTGAGAAAATACTCCTGGACTCGAAGCAGAAgttccctctcctcctgctctaGTTAACGGGGGTTTCAGTCTGTCAGTCGGGGGCCTCTGCTCAGCGTCCTGTCAGTGGGACTGGGCCAGAGCCTGCCCTCTGGTGCCGTCACGAGAGAGATCTTGATTAGAAGGTCAGATGGGCACAGCGTTCTCTTCAAGCCTGTGTAAGTTCTGATTAAAGTCACTTGAGAAACTTGAAAGCAAGGATCATTTATTAACTAGATACACGACAaatctttctgaatttttgtCTCATCACAGAAGAGAAGATTCACAAAAAGTTAGAGGGGTCTCCCTCTCCAGAGGCAGAATTACCCCCAACAGCAAAGGATCAAGTGGAAATGTACGTAAGATCGTATTCAGTCCTGAAGTGTGGACACCAGACTCGGGACTGCCGCCTGCTTTACGGTTCTGAGTCGTTGTCTTGTGTCCAGTCTCCTGTCTTACGGTTCGGGACACACGGGTTGAGCACTTGACTGTGTGCGTGGCGCTGAGAGCTCAAAGGCGAAGGAGACGGCCCTGTGCCTGTCACTCGTGCACGGAGTGAGCGAGCGACGCACGGCTGTTATGTCTGCCCACGTGCCGTACACGGGTCCCTGGAGACGCCTGTGGGGACACGGGCTCGCCCTCGCCCTGCACGCAGGGTTCCGCTGCTGCCTCCGGATGGATGGGGCCAGTCATCGACCTAGTCGGGCCCGTTTCCCGAAGGTGCCATGAGTCCTCTGCCTGCAGGCGGGCGGTGAAATCGGCTGCTTTATAAGCAGAACTTGCttattatacaatttatttgAATCTTATGAACTTGTAGAACTTCAGGCGAAAATAGCTTTTCTTGGTTGGGGTGGCCCGGTGCTGTCCCCTGTGGCCACCACAGGCCACGAGTGGCCGCcgagcacctgaaatgtggccaCTTCAACTGGAGGTCTGCTATAAATACAGAATTCATGGCGGATTTCCCCGACTCGGTATCAAAAAGACTGTAAGAGATTATGTTAATATCTTAAAATGCCCATTATGTTGCAAGGAAAATGTTACAGATATATTTGGTTCAGGAAGCCATATTATTGGATTCTGTTTCACCTGTGTTTTCTGGCACTTTTAATGTGACTCCTAGGACGTTAAAGGTTACACGTGAGGTTTACCAGGTATTTCTATTAGACAGCTCTGGTAGAGGCCGGAAAGGAGAATCAAATATAGGCTCTTTGAAAACACGGCCTTTTCTCACCTGTGTATGACCTTGACTGTTGCTCCCAAGATACAGTGCCCTTGAGGCCGCCGACTCTAGACACTGGCTCTGGCGATCCGTCTGCAGTCCCGTGGCTCCCGGGTTCTTGGCAAGCTGGAGAGTCATCTTCTCATTTTGGGGGCTCCAGAAGGAGGCCCCGGGACCCTGCCCACCTTGCATTTCCAGCGGTCACCGGCCTCCGGTTTCGTGGGTGCACACAGGTTCCTGTGCCTCACGCATAGTACTCCCCAAACTGCGACAGTCCTGAAACGTCAAGGCTCTGCTGTGGCCCACTTTTCCTGATGGCTCCAGGCCGCCCCGACGTGCTCTTCCCCGCGCCTCGAGCGCCCCTGCTGGCCTGTGCCCTGTTGACTCCATGCCGGGCCTGTCTCCTGAGGGGAAAATAATGGTGACTTTGGTCACGTACTAGCCCAGCTCCTCTTGGACACCACTTCCCTCCTCACGGCTCTGGGAGTCAGATGGTAGTGTTACCTGCGTGTCCTGGGCCGTGGCGAGGTTCTGCCCcaggcctgaggtcacacagctagtcaggGCAGAGTCCAGGTTCCCAGTTGGACAGAGTGGCTTCTGAGCTCATGCTCTCCAGCTCTCAAATCACTCCCCGCCCCGTGCTCCCCGCGGCCTCGTGAGGGACGTCCTCCGGCCACCATTTTGCAGCTGAGGACGTGACCGAGACATCAGATGCTGAGCTCCGGGTCACAGGCACAGCGAGTGACGTGAGTGGAGATGCAGACGCAGATAATTCTTATCGAGAGATGACGGTCTTTCTGCTGCTCCGTGCTTGTCCTTTTGTTGACTTCTCAGTTAAAACTAAAGATCAAAACTGTCATCTTCcctgttttctaaatatttttagagtGTTGCATTACTTGTTTAAAGTTCATGGCTCGTGGGTGACGGCAGTGTTGACTGGTACAGggaaccccctccccctgcccccgccccgcccctgtcGTCCTGCCGCATGTCCGAGGACCCGCCCTGACGTCTGTCCTCTGTGTTCCAGGTACTACGAAGCCTTCCCCCCGCTGTCCGAGAAGCCGGTCTGCCTGCAGGAGATCATGACCGTGTGGAACAAGTCCAAAGTCTGCTCTTACTCCAGCTCCTCCTCGTCGTCCACGGCCCCGCCGGCCAGCACAGACACACCTTCCCCCAAAGACTGCAACAGCGAAGGCGAGGCCGGCCAGGAGAGGAGCGGCAACGTGCACGGCCGTGCCCAGGGCAAGGGCAGGGGCGACAAGGAGGGCCAGCTCGCTCCCGGCGCCGCGGACGAGAAGCCCGCCTTGTACAAAAAGCAGGTCCGACACAAGCCCGAGGGGAGGACTCGCCCTCGCTCCTGGTCGTCCGGCTCGAGCGAGGCGGGCTCAAGTTCAAGCGGTCCTCAGGGAGATTTCAAGGCCTCTGTGAAGTGCGTAAAAGTTCGACACAAGACGCGGGAAGTCCGGAACAAGAAAGGGCGGAACGGGCCGAGCAGGCTGTCGCAGAAGCCCGGCGACAAGGCTGAGCGGGCCGTCCACGCCgccggcggcagcagcagcagcgggggCGGTGGGGGCCCCGTCAAGCCGCTGTGCCGGCGCGGGAAGAGGCCCCTGAAGGACCCGGGGCGGAGGGACCCCGCGGGCGCCGAAGGAAGAGACCTGTCCCTGGAGAGCAGAAACGACAGAGAGTACAAGGAGGAGCCGCTGTGGTACACCGAGCCCATTGCCGAGTACTTCGTCCCTCTGAGCAGGAAGAGCAAGCTGGAGACCACGTACCGGCACAGGCCCGAGGCCGGCGAGCTGCCGGCGGAGGCGGTGGACGCGCTGTCGGAGTCCATGCGCGGCCTGTGTCTCGGCGGCAGCGGCGGGCATAAGACGTACCTGGCGGCGGGCACTTTCATCGATGGTCACTTCGTGGAGATGCCTGCGGTCATCGATGAAGATGTCGGCCTCGCTGGGAGCCCGCTCTGTCCTCTCCCAGAGGACCCCAAGTACCTGGATGGCATTCATCTGTCCGAATTAACACACTTCTATGAAGTGGACATTGATCAATCCATGTTGGATCCTGGTGCCTCGGAAGCCACGCGAGGAGAAAGTCGGATTTTGAACATGATTCGacagaagagcaaagagaagacGGATTTTGAGGCAGAATGTTGCATAGTGTTAGACGGGATGGAATTGGAGGGGGAACGTGCAATATGGACAGACTCCACCAGCTCCGTGGGCGCCGAGGGCCTCTTTCTGCAGGACCTTGGCAACCTGGCTCAGTTCTGGGAGTGCTGCTCGTGCAGCTCTGGCGACGCCGACGGGGAGAGCTTCGGGGGGGACTCCCCGGTCAGGCTCTCCCCGCTCCCGGACAGCACGGCGCTCAATCCCCACTTGCTTGCTGGCCATCAGGAGCTCTTTTCAGATATTAATGAAGGATCTGGTATAAACTCTTGTTTTTCAGTGTTTGAAGTGCAATGCAGTAACTctgttttaccattttcttttgaaacactCAACTTGGGAAACGAACACACGGATTCTAGTGCTAATCTGCTTGGGAAAACACAGTCTAGATTGCTAATATGGACCAAAAATAGTGcctttgaagaaaatgaacactGTTCCAATCTCTCAACCAGAACTTGTAGCCCATGGTCCCATTCGGAAGAGACGCGTTCGGACAACGAGACGTTGAATATTCAGTTTGAGGAGGCCACACAGTTTAACGCGGAAGACATGAATTATGTAGTTCCTAGAGTCTCATCCAATTACGTAGATGAAGAACTTCTAGATTTTTTGCAAGATGAAACCGGCCAGCAAAACAGTAGAACGTTAGAACTCCCTACCttagttttcaaaacaaaatccaagCTAGAATCTGTCTGTGGTATTCAGCTAGAGCAAAAAATGGAACCCGCAACCCTGGAAACGGCGCGCGCGTGCGGTGAGAGCGACCCCCGCGGTGGCGGCAGCTATGGCTCAGGGGTCATCAAGGACATTTGGATGAAGATGGCAGACAGGGGCTCCGTAGCCACGGGGGACGCGGAGTGCATGGACGAGGAGCTGTTTCCGACGGATGTCAACAACTACTGCTGCTGCCTGGACGCCGAGGCTGAGGCCGAGGCCCTCCAGGAGCCCCGCAAGGCCGTGCAGAGGTCGGAGTACCGGCTGTGGGAGGGCCAGCGGGAGAGCCCTGAGAAGAGGGCTTTCGTCTCTGGGGAGCCGTCGAAGGGGGACGGCGGCGGCGACTACACGACGCCCTCGAAGCCGTGGGACGGGGCCCAGGACAGGGAGAGCACGTTCATTCTGGGCGGGGTGTACGGCGAGCTCAAGACCTTCAGCAGCGACGGGGAGTGGGCGGTCGTCCCGCCCGGCCACCCCAAGGGAAGCCTGCTCCAGTGCGCGGCCTCCGACGTGGTGACCATCGCGGGGACGGATGTCTTCATGACCCCGGGGAACAGCTTTGCTCCTGGCCACAGGCAGCTGTGGAAGCCCTTCGTGTCGCTGGACCAGAGCGACCCGCCGAGGAGCGGGGAGAACGGAGTCAATAAGgggttttctttcatcttccatGAAGACTTACTAGGAGCTTGCGGCAACTTTCAGGTTGAGGATCCCGGGCTCGaatattccttctcttcctttgactTGAGCAATCCGCTGTCCCAAGTTCTTCACGTCGAGTGCTCATTCGAACCCGAAGGGATTGCGTCTTTCAGCCCTAGTTTTAAACCCAAATCCATCCTCTGCTCCGATTCCGAGAGTGAAGTTTTCCACCCCAGGATATGCGGCGTCGACAGAACACAGTACAGGGCTATTCGGATCTCTCCGAGGACTCACTTCCGCCCCATCTCTGCGTCGGA from Suricata suricatta isolate VVHF042 chromosome 1, meerkat_22Aug2017_6uvM2_HiC, whole genome shotgun sequence encodes:
- the KIAA0232 gene encoding uncharacterized protein KIAA0232 homolog isoform X3 → MRPVCAAVVGGLPSESSAAPSPGPAPVSEMSLLRALGPVQTWLGQELEKCGIDAMIYTRYVLSLLLHDTYDYDLQEQENDIFLGWEKGACKKWGKSKKKCSDLTLEEMKKQAAVQCLRSASDESSGIETLVEELCSRLKDLQSKQEEKIHKKLEGSPSPEAELPPTAKDQVEMYYEAFPPLSEKPVCLQEIMTVWNKSKVCSYSSSSSSSTAPPASTDTPSPKDCNSEGEAGQERSGNVHGRAQGKGRGDKEGQLAPGAADEKPALYKKQVRHKPEGRTRPRSWSSGSSEAGSSSSGPQGDFKASVKCVKVRHKTREVRNKKGRNGPSRLSQKPGDKAERAVHAAGGSSSSGGGGGPVKPLCRRGKRPLKDPGRRDPAGAEGRDLSLESRNDREYKEEPLWYTEPIAEYFVPLSRKSKLETTYRHRPEAGELPAEAVDALSESMRGLCLGGSGGHKTYLAAGTFIDGHFVEMPAVIDEDVGLAGSPLCPLPEDPKYLDGIHLSELTHFYEVDIDQSMLDPGASEATRGESRILNMIRQKSKEKTDFEAECCIVLDGMELEGERAIWTDSTSSVGAEGLFLQDLGNLAQFWECCSCSSGDADGESFGGDSPVRLSPLPDSTALNPHLLAGHQELFSDINEGSGINSCFSVFEVQCSNSVLPFSFETLNLGNEHTDSSANLLGKTQSRLLIWTKNSAFEENEHCSNLSTRTCSPWSHSEETRSDNETLNIQFEEATQFNAEDMNYVVPRVSSNYVDEELLDFLQDETGQQNSRTLELPTLVFKTKSKLESVCGIQLEQKMEPATLETARACGESDPRGGGSYGSGVIKDIWMKMADRGSVATGDAECMDEELFPTDVNNYCCCLDAEAEAEALQEPRKAVQRSEYRLWEGQRESPEKRAFVSGEPSKGDGGGDYTTPSKPWDGAQDRESTFILGGVYGELKTFSSDGEWAVVPPGHPKGSLLQCAASDVVTIAGTDVFMTPGNSFAPGHRQLWKPFVSLDQSDPPRSGENGVNKGFSFIFHEDLLGACGNFQVEDPGLEYSFSSFDLSNPLSQVLHVECSFEPEGIASFSPSFKPKSILCSDSESEVFHPRICGVDRTQYRAIRISPRTHFRPISASELSPAGGSESEFESEKDEASIPVASQADAFEDPQADLRPLEEDAEKEGHYYGKSELESGKFLPRLKKSGMEKSAQTSLDSQEEAAGILPVGEQNPCAECGRGESPQIALESPAASCKIMAQCEEEVNNFCSCKAGCQFPAYEENPVSSGQLEEFPVLNTDVQGMNRSQEKQTWWEKALYSPLFPASECEGVFCL
- the KIAA0232 gene encoding uncharacterized protein KIAA0232 homolog isoform X4, which codes for MQRASSQLTPVLGSWSGRNAAKRPWSSHLERDDELWYRDFGGGALLQTEGPSEQARYYEAFPPLSEKPVCLQEIMTVWNKSKVCSYSSSSSSSTAPPASTDTPSPKDCNSEGEAGQERSGNVHGRAQGKGRGDKEGQLAPGAADEKPALYKKQVRHKPEGRTRPRSWSSGSSEAGSSSSGPQGDFKASVKCVKVRHKTREVRNKKGRNGPSRLSQKPGDKAERAVHAAGGSSSSGGGGGPVKPLCRRGKRPLKDPGRRDPAGAEGRDLSLESRNDREYKEEPLWYTEPIAEYFVPLSRKSKLETTYRHRPEAGELPAEAVDALSESMRGLCLGGSGGHKTYLAAGTFIDGHFVEMPAVIDEDVGLAGSPLCPLPEDPKYLDGIHLSELTHFYEVDIDQSMLDPGASEATRGESRILNMIRQKSKEKTDFEAECCIVLDGMELEGERAIWTDSTSSVGAEGLFLQDLGNLAQFWECCSCSSGDADGESFGGDSPVRLSPLPDSTALNPHLLAGHQELFSDINEGSGINSCFSVFEVQCSNSVLPFSFETLNLGNEHTDSSANLLGKTQSRLLIWTKNSAFEENEHCSNLSTRTCSPWSHSEETRSDNETLNIQFEEATQFNAEDMNYVVPRVSSNYVDEELLDFLQDETGQQNSRTLELPTLVFKTKSKLESVCGIQLEQKMEPATLETARACGESDPRGGGSYGSGVIKDIWMKMADRGSVATGDAECMDEELFPTDVNNYCCCLDAEAEAEALQEPRKAVQRSEYRLWEGQRESPEKRAFVSGEPSKGDGGGDYTTPSKPWDGAQDRESTFILGGVYGELKTFSSDGEWAVVPPGHPKGSLLQCAASDVVTIAGTDVFMTPGNSFAPGHRQLWKPFVSLDQSDPPRSGENGVNKGFSFIFHEDLLGACGNFQVEDPGLEYSFSSFDLSNPLSQVLHVECSFEPEGIASFSPSFKPKSILCSDSESEVFHPRICGVDRTQYRAIRISPRTHFRPISASELSPAGGSESEFESEKDEASIPVASQADAFEDPQADLRPLEEDAEKEGHYYGKSELESGKFLPRLKKSGMEKSAQTSLDSQEEAAGILPVGEQNPCAECGRGESPQIALESPAASCKIMAQCEEEVNNFCSCKAGCQFPAYEENPVSSGQLEEFPVLNTDVQGMNRSQEKQTWWEKALYSPLFPASECEECYTNAKGESGIEECPDGKDTPSNEEHLLDFNRVSSVYEARCAGERDAGAQPDGVRRKTSSSAGSDGSGSGSGSGSDGGGAWAGPSEEELFSRTHL
- the KIAA0232 gene encoding uncharacterized protein KIAA0232 homolog isoform X2 — translated: MRPVCAAVVGGLPSESSAAPSPGPAPVSEMSLLRALGPVQTWLGQELEKCGIDAMIYTRYVLSLLLHDTYDYDLQEQSSGIETLVEELCSRLKDLQSKQEEKIHKKLEGSPSPEAELPPTAKDQVEMYYEAFPPLSEKPVCLQEIMTVWNKSKVCSYSSSSSSSTAPPASTDTPSPKDCNSEGEAGQERSGNVHGRAQGKGRGDKEGQLAPGAADEKPALYKKQVRHKPEGRTRPRSWSSGSSEAGSSSSGPQGDFKASVKCVKVRHKTREVRNKKGRNGPSRLSQKPGDKAERAVHAAGGSSSSGGGGGPVKPLCRRGKRPLKDPGRRDPAGAEGRDLSLESRNDREYKEEPLWYTEPIAEYFVPLSRKSKLETTYRHRPEAGELPAEAVDALSESMRGLCLGGSGGHKTYLAAGTFIDGHFVEMPAVIDEDVGLAGSPLCPLPEDPKYLDGIHLSELTHFYEVDIDQSMLDPGASEATRGESRILNMIRQKSKEKTDFEAECCIVLDGMELEGERAIWTDSTSSVGAEGLFLQDLGNLAQFWECCSCSSGDADGESFGGDSPVRLSPLPDSTALNPHLLAGHQELFSDINEGSGINSCFSVFEVQCSNSVLPFSFETLNLGNEHTDSSANLLGKTQSRLLIWTKNSAFEENEHCSNLSTRTCSPWSHSEETRSDNETLNIQFEEATQFNAEDMNYVVPRVSSNYVDEELLDFLQDETGQQNSRTLELPTLVFKTKSKLESVCGIQLEQKMEPATLETARACGESDPRGGGSYGSGVIKDIWMKMADRGSVATGDAECMDEELFPTDVNNYCCCLDAEAEAEALQEPRKAVQRSEYRLWEGQRESPEKRAFVSGEPSKGDGGGDYTTPSKPWDGAQDRESTFILGGVYGELKTFSSDGEWAVVPPGHPKGSLLQCAASDVVTIAGTDVFMTPGNSFAPGHRQLWKPFVSLDQSDPPRSGENGVNKGFSFIFHEDLLGACGNFQVEDPGLEYSFSSFDLSNPLSQVLHVECSFEPEGIASFSPSFKPKSILCSDSESEVFHPRICGVDRTQYRAIRISPRTHFRPISASELSPAGGSESEFESEKDEASIPVASQADAFEDPQADLRPLEEDAEKEGHYYGKSELESGKFLPRLKKSGMEKSAQTSLDSQEEAAGILPVGEQNPCAECGRGESPQIALESPAASCKIMAQCEEEVNNFCSCKAGCQFPAYEENPVSSGQLEEFPVLNTDVQGMNRSQEKQTWWEKALYSPLFPASECEECYTNAKGESGIEECPDGKDTPSNEEHLLDFNRVSSVYEARCAGERDAGAQPDGVRRKTSSSAGSDGSGSGSGSGSDGGGAWAGPSEEELFSRTHL
- the KIAA0232 gene encoding uncharacterized protein KIAA0232 homolog isoform X1, whose translation is MRPVCAAVVGGLPSESSAAPSPGPAPVSEMSLLRALGPVQTWLGQELEKCGIDAMIYTRYVLSLLLHDTYDYDLQEQENDIFLGWEKGACKKWGKSKKKCSDLTLEEMKKQAAVQCLRSASDESSGIETLVEELCSRLKDLQSKQEEKIHKKLEGSPSPEAELPPTAKDQVEMYYEAFPPLSEKPVCLQEIMTVWNKSKVCSYSSSSSSSTAPPASTDTPSPKDCNSEGEAGQERSGNVHGRAQGKGRGDKEGQLAPGAADEKPALYKKQVRHKPEGRTRPRSWSSGSSEAGSSSSGPQGDFKASVKCVKVRHKTREVRNKKGRNGPSRLSQKPGDKAERAVHAAGGSSSSGGGGGPVKPLCRRGKRPLKDPGRRDPAGAEGRDLSLESRNDREYKEEPLWYTEPIAEYFVPLSRKSKLETTYRHRPEAGELPAEAVDALSESMRGLCLGGSGGHKTYLAAGTFIDGHFVEMPAVIDEDVGLAGSPLCPLPEDPKYLDGIHLSELTHFYEVDIDQSMLDPGASEATRGESRILNMIRQKSKEKTDFEAECCIVLDGMELEGERAIWTDSTSSVGAEGLFLQDLGNLAQFWECCSCSSGDADGESFGGDSPVRLSPLPDSTALNPHLLAGHQELFSDINEGSGINSCFSVFEVQCSNSVLPFSFETLNLGNEHTDSSANLLGKTQSRLLIWTKNSAFEENEHCSNLSTRTCSPWSHSEETRSDNETLNIQFEEATQFNAEDMNYVVPRVSSNYVDEELLDFLQDETGQQNSRTLELPTLVFKTKSKLESVCGIQLEQKMEPATLETARACGESDPRGGGSYGSGVIKDIWMKMADRGSVATGDAECMDEELFPTDVNNYCCCLDAEAEAEALQEPRKAVQRSEYRLWEGQRESPEKRAFVSGEPSKGDGGGDYTTPSKPWDGAQDRESTFILGGVYGELKTFSSDGEWAVVPPGHPKGSLLQCAASDVVTIAGTDVFMTPGNSFAPGHRQLWKPFVSLDQSDPPRSGENGVNKGFSFIFHEDLLGACGNFQVEDPGLEYSFSSFDLSNPLSQVLHVECSFEPEGIASFSPSFKPKSILCSDSESEVFHPRICGVDRTQYRAIRISPRTHFRPISASELSPAGGSESEFESEKDEASIPVASQADAFEDPQADLRPLEEDAEKEGHYYGKSELESGKFLPRLKKSGMEKSAQTSLDSQEEAAGILPVGEQNPCAECGRGESPQIALESPAASCKIMAQCEEEVNNFCSCKAGCQFPAYEENPVSSGQLEEFPVLNTDVQGMNRSQEKQTWWEKALYSPLFPASECEECYTNAKGESGIEECPDGKDTPSNEEHLLDFNRVSSVYEARCAGERDAGAQPDGVRRKTSSSAGSDGSGSGSGSGSDGGGAWAGPSEEELFSRTHL